AGTACGGAGCAACTTCTTTAAACATGAGCATTCGTTATTAACCAAAAGATAAAAATCGAGAAAGAAGGAAGAAAATATGAATGATGAACAAAAACAATTTTATGATTACATTTTGGAACGGACAGCTCCTACCAATGAAAGCGACATGCGAAAGTTACTAGAAACGACATTTAAAAACCAAAATAACGGTGTTTTTTCAAAAAAAGAGATGATGGCCCTGGTGCCTAAAATGGTATCTTATTTAAAAGAGAACACACGTGATGAGGTGATGAAAAGCGTCAAAGAATACGGTGAACAGCACGTAACTGAGTAATTGGAGGATTTTTTACTGTGAAAACAATCATTGAAAAATTAGATTTAACCAAATATCCGAAAAAGGCTATTTTAAATCTGCCAAAGCATGTCACTGAACTCGACTCACTGACTAGCACTGATTTTGAGCTAAAGCAGAAACAATATGAATTAATTTTTGCCTTTGTTTTTAACCTATCTGAAATGAAACAAATTATTCTACAGGTAATTAACGAAGAGCGTTTAGCAAAAGCAGGCTATCTTTTTCTTGCCTATCCAAAAAAAGGAAATAAAGAATACTCTGAATACATTCATCGCGATGAAATTCTAAGTGGCTTGGAAGCAGATGAAGCAGGTTATATTCCAAACAGCCATTTAAAGTTTTCGCGTATGGTCAGCTTTAATGAGACATTTACCGTAATAGGACTTAAAATAGCGAATGCAAAGAACAAAAAGAAAACAGAGGACGAACCAGATTATCAATCCTTTATTCCCAATGTTGAAGAACTTCTTGCGGGAAACCCGGAACTCCTTGCTTTCTATCAAGCACTTGCACCTGGTTATCAAAAATCATGGGCGAGATACATTTATAGCGCTAAGCAGCCTGCAACAAAGGCTAAACGCGAACAGGAAACGATTAGGCTTTTGAAGACTGGACAAAAATCTAAATAAGATCTCAAATAAATCGACGACAAGCGCTTGCTTTAAGAGGTTTGCTAGCCTTCCGTTTTTAGCAAGTCTCTTAAATGAAAACGTGTTCTCTTGATTTGTCATTTTCAACTAAATATTTTTAAAGAATTTCTAAATAAAACCGAAAAGGCATTGTAAGCTCGTTTTCATTGTGATACGTTTAACTTAAGTGTGCGATCCAAAATTCACTAGAAATACTAGTGTCCGGAGGTAAATTAAGTTGAACAAAAACGAAATGATGCAAAAAAGCCTTGTAGCTATGATTATCCTTTTTTCACTCATTAGTTGTAGTGCTATTTGGTTAGCGCAACAAACGAATCAATATGATACAGACTTTTTAAAAATACAAATCATTTTTTTGATGATGGGTTCTGTGATTTGTCTGCTTATTTCGCGTGTTTCGATTGAATTTTGGCGAAAACATATCATTTGGATATATGTGCTAATGCTGATTTTATTAGTTGGAATTATTATTCCAAATCCATTGGTTCCTGATATTAATGGAGCAAAGAGATGGTATCGTATTCTTGGCTTTTCTTTGCAGCCATCTGAAATTATTAAGTCTTTTTTTATTCTTGTTTTGGCTCATTTTGCTGCTAACAAGCACGTAAACTTGAAACGGCAACAGTTTATTTTAACAGTACTTATCATTCCTGTTTTGCTTTTGTTATTCAAACAGCCAGATCTTGGGACAACGATTG
This DNA window, taken from Listeria sp. PSOL-1, encodes the following:
- a CDS encoding YdeI/OmpD-associated family protein; translation: MKTIIEKLDLTKYPKKAILNLPKHVTELDSLTSTDFELKQKQYELIFAFVFNLSEMKQIILQVINEERLAKAGYLFLAYPKKGNKEYSEYIHRDEILSGLEADEAGYIPNSHLKFSRMVSFNETFTVIGLKIANAKNKKKTEDEPDYQSFIPNVEELLAGNPELLAFYQALAPGYQKSWARYIYSAKQPATKAKREQETIRLLKTGQKSK